AATTTATCCCACAAAAAGATGTGATCGAATTTATAGCAAAGAGGCTCATGCAAAAGGGGCTTAAAATTTCATTTGCCGAGTCTTGCACGGCTGGGCTTGCCGCGGCTAAATTTGCAAGATATGGCGGCATCTCAGCCAGCTTTGATGGCTCGCTAGTAACCTACGCAAATCACATAAAGCACGAGTGGCTGGGCGTTGAGGATGAAATTTTAGATACTTATGGAGCTGTTAGCGAGCCTTGCGTAAAAGCGATGGTAAAAGGCACGCTAAGCACGACAAATGCGGACTTTGCGCTTGCGATTAGTGGCATCGCTGGACCAGGTGGGGGCACAGCTAGCAAGCCAGTTGGCACAGTATATGTTGCAGCTGGCGATAGAGACGGTAACATCGAGGTTGAGAGGCTTCTTTTAAAAGGGGAGCGCAACTACGTAAGAGAGCAAAGCGTGCTAAGTGCCTATCTATGCTTGCTTCGCCTAAAAAGTGAGATATTTTTTGCTTAAAATTTGCCTTTAAAATCTTGCGTGAAATTTAGCTAGCCAAAAATTTTTATACTAAAAGATCAAAAAGCCAAATTTAGGAAGCTAAAAATATTTAAAAGATATTGTTGTTCGCCATTTCTTAGTTATTTGTATTTGTACCAAGATGTAGCCGGGAGAGATAAACGCAAGCAACTCACCTTTGGATACATTGGCGCAAAATTTTGGTGGATATGCCAATAAAGAGAGTAAAGAAGTTGTCACAAAAGATAGACAAGAGCTCATAAAATACGCGACTATGTCATTTATGTGGATGACCTCATAGACCTTAGCAAAGGTAATATCCCACAAAATAGTAAGAGCGAGGGTTAGATAAATTTATAAGCGAGATTAGTAGTGGCGAGTTTGGCTCTTATGCCAAATTTATGCAAGCTTACGGCACCTCATGCCGCGCAAATTTAGTAAGACATAAGTGTATTTTTGAAAGCGGAAAATAAAGGTTTTTAAAAGGGCAACGCTTACAAAAAACTAGACAAATCGCTATTTAAGCCGCCATATAAATTTGATCTCATTTCAGCCTCAAACGTCCAAAACGAGGTAAATAAAAACGCAGTTACAGGCGAACTAGCCGTTATAATGTAAAAACCAAAGCCCCAAGCTAGTCAAAACGCTTGGGGCATAAAAATAAAACTAAATTTTTATCTTTTTACAAGATAAAACGCTAGCACATAGCCCATATATCAGAACGCAAAGGCTAACACTTAGTCCAAAGACGCTAAGAGCGGCGGTCTGACTAAAAGAGAGGGTAAAAAAGGATATAAAGCTCGTGATAAATGCGCAAAATATCCCATAAATTCGCTCTTTTTCGCTAAGGCTCGCATTTAGCGCAAATATCATGTAATCAATCCCCACAGCGCTTGCAAGGATTAGCCCAAAGACGCCAAAAATGCTTAAATTTACGCCAAAAACGGCAAAGACAAAGAGTGTAAGAAGCACGCCAAAGATGATGACGCCCATCACAAGTGCCGAAACAATTGCGCTAAAGTAAAACCATAGCAGTAAAAAGGCGATCACAAGTGCTGCTATTTTTAGCTTTAGAGCAAGCTCTTTTGCCTGAGTTAGGCTTTCATTTAGCGAGTCAGCGAAATTTAGACTAAAGGCGTTGTGGCGCTCTAGAACCTCATCACTTGCTGCCCCTTTTACAAAGCCACTCACGTAAGCCACACTTGTATTTTCATCAAGCATAAATTTCTTAAAATCCTTCATTGATTTTAGAGCTAAAATTTCTTTTTTAAATCTTCGACTCCAATCTTTGCTTTTGAAATGGCTAGAACTGCGATATTTTCTTTATGAGAAAGACAGATTTTACCTCGCATCTTTGCTTTAAATTTTAAGTAGCGAGATATTTTAAATGAGTTTTGTTTTATTAAATTTGGATATTTTTTTAGCCTTCTGCGATCTTTTTTATCTAGCATTTTTGGGCTAAATTTCTCACCGCAAAAGCTGATAAAAAGATGGATTTCACCCCTTTTTATAGGCATTTAATCTCTTTTTATAATTTTCATCAAACTCTAAGGCTTTTTCAAACTCGTCAGTAAATGCTCTAAGACGATCATTTTTTTGCTGGTTTTCATCGCCAAATGATCTAATACGTGGCGTATAAATAATCTTATCTTTTCTAAAATCAGCCTCTTTTAGATCAAAGTTTAAATTACTCATTTTGCTATTTAAGATATGCAAGGCACATTTTCTTGGCCCAAAGATAAAATTTTGCCCGTTTAAGGGCTTTAGGCTTCTTACTAAAATGCCGCCATAAAGTGATGGCTCGCTTTTAAAAGATATGTCGAAGCCAAAATTATGAAAGTAAATCTCTCCAGCTTCACACTGCCTTTTATAAGTATTTGCGTCAAAACAAGTATAAATTTCAAGCTCGCTAAATTTATACTCTTTGCCAGAAACAATTAAAACTTTACTTTGCATAAGCTCGCATAAAAAGCTCTGAAATTTCTCGTCAAAAAACTCTTTAAAACCAGTAGTCCCAACTATCTCTTGTTTTATATTTTTATCTAAAATTTTAAAGTTATTTTGTTTGAGCAGATCAAATTTTTCTTTATCAAAATGACTTTGCTCTAAAAATTTACTAAGCACTGCCACTAGATCAAATTTAGCAAAATGGCTTTTAAGTAGCTCGCCAGCTAGCATCTTTGCTCCTAAGTTTTTATATATTTTAAAGGGTTTGAACTTTACAAGCTAATCTTTGATGAAATTTTACCAGCTGCCACTTGCCCCACCTCCGCCAAAACCGCCTCCGCCGCCACTAAAGCCACCACCTCTTGAACTGCTTGAATGGCCACTGCCACTGCTATTTGAGTCTGATCTATCGCACCCGAAATCACTGTGTGTATTTTTGCTTTGAGTATTTTTTTTAAAGGCATTTTTTAAAATAATAAAAAATATTACAAATACAATGGCAAAGACAATGAAGTAATTTTGCACGCCAAAAAATTGCTCAAATACCGTAGATATAAGCCCTGCAAAACACGCACTAAAGCCAACTCGCATAAAAAATTTACCTAAAAAGCCAGAGACAAAACACGAGATCATGCCAGCAAAAAAGGCAACTATTCCAAACGGTATCTCTTCATCATCACTCGCACTTTCAAATTCTTCGCCACTAGCCACTTTTATGATGGCTCTTATGCCCTCTATCACGCCATCACCCATATCGCCTTGCTTAAATTTAGGCACTATCACATCATTTATGATCTGGCTTGATATAGCATCAGTTAGCACACCTTCAAGTCCATAACCAACCTCTATACGTACTTTTCTCTCGTTTGGAGCGATTATTAAAAGCACTCCATTACTACTTTGTTTTTGTCCTAGCTTGTAGCCTCTAGCTATCTCAAGAGAGACCTCTTCTATGCTTTTATTTTCTAGTGATTTAAGAGTCACGATAGCAATTTGCGTCGTACTATTTTGCTCGTAATTTTGCACCAAGCTCAAAAGCTCAGCCTTCTCATTTTTAGAGAAAATTTGAGCCTCATCATTTATCTGCTCGTTAAAATTTATGGCAAAACAAAAGCAAAATGTAAAAAATAAAAGAGCAAAAATTTTCTTCATCATTTCTCAAATGAAACTTTTGGATTTATCTTCTCTTCGTTACTTATTTCAAGATTTTGTTTTGGCTTTAGCTCAGGATAAAAAGCACTTGCTATAAATTTATTTGGAAAGCTTCTAAGGGCTACGTTATACTCTTTTACAGCTTCGATATAATCATGCATTGCTACGCTTATGCGGTTTTGCGTACCTTCAAGCTGACTCTGAAGAGATAAGAAATTTTGATTTGCTTTTAGCTCTGGATAGTTCTCACTAACTGCCATAAGCCTGCCAAGTGCCAAGCCAAATGAGCTTTGTGCTGTCATAAATTCTTTCATCTTAGCTTCATCACTAAGACCACTTGCATCAACGCTTACTTGCATGCTCTTACTTCTAGCATTTGCCACATCTTCAAAAATTTTTTGCTCATGAGCTGCGTAGCCTTTTACAGTCTCAACTAAATTTGGCAC
The genomic region above belongs to Campylobacter concisus and contains:
- a CDS encoding ABC transporter substrate-binding protein — encoded protein: MLAGELLKSHFAKFDLVAVLSKFLEQSHFDKEKFDLLKQNNFKILDKNIKQEIVGTTGFKEFFDEKFQSFLCELMQSKVLIVSGKEYKFSELEIYTCFDANTYKRQCEAGEIYFHNFGFDISFKSEPSLYGGILVRSLKPLNGQNFIFGPRKCALHILNSKMSNLNFDLKEADFRKDKIIYTPRIRSFGDENQQKNDRLRAFTDEFEKALEFDENYKKRLNAYKKG
- a CDS encoding TPM domain-containing protein is translated as MKKIFALLFFTFCFCFAINFNEQINDEAQIFSKNEKAELLSLVQNYEQNSTTQIAIVTLKSLENKSIEEVSLEIARGYKLGQKQSSNGVLLIIAPNERKVRIEVGYGLEGVLTDAISSQIINDVIVPKFKQGDMGDGVIEGIRAIIKVASGEEFESASDDEEIPFGIVAFFAGMISCFVSGFLGKFFMRVGFSACFAGLISTVFEQFFGVQNYFIVFAIVFVIFFIILKNAFKKNTQSKNTHSDFGCDRSDSNSSGSGHSSSSRGGGFSGGGGGFGGGGASGSW
- a CDS encoding LemA family protein produces the protein MKNLIAVIIVIAALAFGAFKYINSFVALDENVNAKWSQVLNQYKRRAELVPNLVETVKGYAAHEQKIFEDVANARSKSMQVSVDASGLSDEAKMKEFMTAQSSFGLALGRLMAVSENYPELKANQNFLSLQSQLEGTQNRISVAMHDYIEAVKEYNVALRSFPNKFIASAFYPELKPKQNLEISNEEKINPKVSFEK